From the Clostridium sp. Marseille-P299 genome, one window contains:
- a CDS encoding helix-turn-helix domain-containing protein, translating into MYISKLIWRCIFIKIGKTIYTLRKEKQMTQEQLASLIGVSAPAVSKWENDSTYPDITLLSPLARALGTTVDTLLSFQQELNESELEQLTSSLKEYFIKNGFRAGIKKCKEYLEEYPNSEKLKFEIVMMTSMNLVYTLDSDYTDEEYENVQDYNETMCEQLINSSDINIKMTATVMLASTYMKKKKFDGAKILLETLPNNGISSEQLFPVLYIHKGEYETAAKLSQQYLLSEIQQVLAAIMNLWNISSRLNQYEKALLYAKEYYDLEHKFSFYNGNGAYLLVRSYLYLKDKNQALIWFECYINDILMAANNQKESIYWDYIINDDVSVSEKKEELQKIVLKSIDIDPNYDDLRNEYKFIEQVDRLKKSVERINE; encoded by the coding sequence ATGTATATATCAAAACTGATATGGAGGTGTATTTTTATAAAAATAGGAAAAACAATCTATACGCTAAGAAAAGAAAAACAAATGACCCAAGAACAATTAGCAAGTTTAATTGGCGTATCCGCACCAGCGGTGAGTAAATGGGAAAACGATAGTACCTATCCAGACATTACATTACTTTCTCCACTTGCAAGAGCACTAGGTACAACAGTGGATACTCTTTTATCGTTTCAACAGGAATTAAATGAGAGTGAATTAGAACAGCTTACTAGTTCTTTAAAAGAGTATTTTATAAAGAATGGGTTCCGTGCAGGAATTAAGAAGTGTAAAGAATATTTGGAAGAGTACCCTAATTCTGAAAAACTAAAGTTTGAAATCGTAATGATGACAAGCATGAACTTAGTTTATACTTTGGACTCAGATTATACGGATGAGGAATATGAAAACGTACAAGATTACAATGAAACAATGTGTGAACAACTAATAAATTCGAGCGATATCAATATAAAAATGACAGCGACAGTTATGCTTGCATCTACTTATATGAAAAAGAAGAAATTCGATGGTGCAAAAATATTATTAGAGACTTTACCCAATAATGGAATAAGTTCAGAACAGCTTTTTCCTGTATTATATATCCACAAAGGAGAGTATGAAACAGCGGCAAAGTTGTCTCAGCAATATCTTTTATCAGAAATTCAACAAGTTCTGGCTGCAATCATGAATTTATGGAATATTTCTAGTAGATTAAACCAATATGAAAAAGCACTATTATATGCGAAAGAGTATTATGATTTAGAACATAAATTTTCATTTTACAACGGGAATGGAGCATATTTGCTAGTTAGGTCTTACTTATATTTGAAGGATAAAAATCAAGCACTAATTTGGTTTGAGTGCTATATCAATGATATCCTAATGGCTGCAAATAATCAAAAGGAGTCAATTTACTGGGATTATATAATAAATGATGATGTTTCTGTTTCAGAAAAGAAAGAAGAGTTACAAAAGATTGTTTTAAAATCTATTGATATTGATCCTAATTATGATGATTTACGTAATGAATACAAATTTATAGAACAGGTGGATAGACTTAAGAAATCTGTGGAGCGAATAAATGAATGA
- a CDS encoding YccF domain-containing protein — MGCLGNLIWFIFGGFVMGISWLFVGLLWCITIIGIPIGIQCFKMAGLAFFPFGKEVSYGGGPGSFLLNILWLIFGGIGLALESAILGCIFCITIIGIPFGLQCFKIAKLSLMPFGTSVI, encoded by the coding sequence ATGGGCTGTTTAGGTAATTTAATTTGGTTTATTTTTGGTGGCTTTGTCATGGGTATTAGTTGGCTATTCGTTGGCCTCTTATGGTGTATTACGATTATTGGTATCCCTATTGGTATTCAATGTTTTAAAATGGCTGGCTTAGCATTTTTTCCATTTGGTAAGGAAGTAAGCTATGGTGGCGGACCTGGAAGCTTTTTATTAAATATTTTATGGTTAATCTTTGGGGGAATTGGACTTGCATTAGAATCTGCAATTCTTGGATGTATTTTCTGCATTACTATCATTGGAATTCCATTCGGTTTGCAGTGCTTTAAGATAGCTAAATTATCACTGATGCCATTTGGGACATCTGTTATATAA
- a CDS encoding amino acid ABC transporter ATP-binding protein translates to MADALLQINNVTKHYGNDPILNDITLHIKPGEVVVIIGPSGCGKSTLLRCVNGLEQIQGGEIVLDGEIISNKVKRDTRVRTKIGMVFQSYDLFPHMTIIDNILLGPLKVQKREKAEALEQAKKLLERVGLKDKINAYPRQLSGGQKQRAAIVRALCMNPEIMLFDEVTAALDPEMVREVLEVILELAKQGMTMAIVTHEMQFAKVVADRIVFIDEGKIVEEAPPEEFFNRPKTERAKKFLKHFNWEDEQV, encoded by the coding sequence ATGGCTGATGCATTGCTTCAAATTAATAATGTAACAAAACACTATGGAAATGATCCCATTTTAAATGATATCACTCTTCATATAAAACCAGGAGAAGTAGTAGTAATCATAGGACCTTCTGGGTGTGGTAAAAGTACATTATTGCGCTGTGTAAATGGATTAGAGCAAATACAAGGTGGAGAGATTGTATTAGATGGAGAAATAATAAGTAACAAAGTAAAACGAGATACTCGTGTTAGAACCAAAATAGGAATGGTATTTCAAAGTTATGATTTATTTCCACACATGACAATCATTGATAACATTTTGTTAGGCCCATTAAAAGTACAAAAGAGAGAAAAAGCAGAAGCCCTAGAGCAGGCGAAAAAGCTTCTTGAAAGGGTAGGATTAAAGGATAAAATAAACGCTTATCCAAGACAGCTGTCCGGTGGGCAAAAGCAAAGAGCAGCAATTGTTCGTGCTCTTTGTATGAATCCTGAAATTATGCTTTTTGATGAAGTTACTGCAGCACTCGATCCGGAAATGGTTCGTGAGGTACTTGAAGTTATTTTAGAACTTGCAAAGCAGGGGATGACAATGGCAATTGTTACACATGAAATGCAATTTGCCAAGGTGGTGGCTGACCGTATTGTCTTTATTGACGAGGGGAAAATTGTTGAGGAAGCGCCACCAGAGGAGTTTTTTAATCGCCCGAAAACAGAACGGGCAAAGAAATTTTTAAAACATTTTAATTGGGAGGATGAGCAAGTATGA
- a CDS encoding amino acid ABC transporter permease, with protein MNYDFMIKHIPMYVEAAKLTLYIGFIGIIISIFIGLLLSVIRYYKVPVLSKIAGAYIELSRNTPLLIQLFFLYFGLPQLGIKLSSVTCAVIGLSFLGSSYMAEAFRSGFEATSNSQIESGISIGLNTRQLIRYVILPQAFSVAVPSISANIIFLLKETSVFSAVALADLMFVAKDLIGLYYKTDEALFMLVISYLIILLPISLILSYIERRVRFAEFGN; from the coding sequence ATGAATTACGATTTTATGATTAAGCATATACCTATGTATGTAGAGGCTGCGAAACTTACCCTTTACATTGGTTTTATAGGTATTATAATTTCAATTTTTATTGGATTATTGCTTAGTGTTATTAGATATTATAAAGTGCCAGTTTTAAGTAAGATAGCAGGAGCATATATCGAATTATCAAGAAATACCCCTTTGTTAATTCAACTTTTCTTCTTATATTTTGGCCTTCCACAGTTGGGAATTAAATTAAGCTCAGTTACTTGCGCGGTGATTGGTCTTTCATTTTTAGGAAGTAGTTATATGGCGGAAGCTTTTCGAAGTGGTTTTGAAGCAACTAGCAATTCACAAATTGAATCAGGGATTAGTATTGGACTTAATACGAGACAGTTAATACGGTATGTTATTTTACCACAGGCATTTTCAGTTGCAGTTCCATCAATTAGTGCGAATATTATTTTCTTACTAAAAGAAACATCCGTATTTAGTGCGGTTGCACTTGCAGATTTAATGTTTGTAGCAAAGGATTTAATTGGTTTGTATTATAAAACAGATGAAGCATTGTTTATGCTAGTCATATCTTATTTGATTATTTTACTTCCAATCTCTTTGATACTATCCTACATTGAGAGGAGGGTGCGATTTGCTGAGTTTGGGAATTAG
- a CDS encoding sugar phosphate isomerase/epimerase family protein, whose translation MRFGMPTLIETKDLDECVALCKHLSLNFIELNMNMPQYQLEQIDVKKLNKIRKRENIFFTIHLDENLNVADFNPLVSKAYLDTVKFTIQLAKQIEAPILNMHMSEGVYFTLPDKRVYLFEQYIESYRKSLFEFRNMCEKEIGHTDIKICIENTIGYKGFSKSGIEYLLESPVFALTYDVGHDHCIGYKDEEFIKKNIKRLVHMHLHDALENKNHLSLGDGDVNIREKLMLAKEWDCNVVLETKTIQGLELSASRLSIYN comes from the coding sequence ATGAGATTTGGAATGCCTACGTTAATTGAAACAAAAGATTTGGATGAATGTGTAGCTTTATGTAAGCACCTAAGTTTGAATTTTATTGAGTTAAATATGAATATGCCACAATATCAATTAGAACAAATCGATGTTAAAAAATTAAATAAGATTCGTAAAAGAGAGAATATCTTTTTTACGATTCATCTAGATGAAAATCTAAATGTTGCTGACTTTAATCCCTTAGTGTCAAAGGCATATTTGGATACAGTTAAATTTACGATTCAACTTGCAAAACAAATCGAAGCACCAATTCTAAATATGCATATGTCGGAAGGTGTTTATTTTACCTTGCCTGATAAAAGAGTGTATTTATTTGAACAATACATAGAATCGTATAGGAAAAGTTTATTTGAGTTTAGAAATATGTGTGAGAAAGAAATTGGTCATACAGACATTAAAATTTGTATTGAAAATACAATCGGATATAAAGGGTTTTCTAAATCTGGAATTGAGTATTTATTAGAAAGTCCTGTGTTTGCGCTAACGTATGACGTGGGGCATGATCATTGCATTGGTTATAAGGATGAAGAATTTATAAAAAAGAATATTAAGCGATTGGTACATATGCATCTGCATGATGCTTTAGAGAATAAGAATCATCTATCATTAGGTGACGGGGATGTTAATATTCGTGAGAAGTTAATGTTAGCGAAAGAATGGGACTGTAATGTTGTGCTTGAAACAAAAACGATTCAAGGCCTAGAGCTATCAGCGTCGAGACTGTCAATATACAACTAG
- a CDS encoding cytochrome P450 → MPLKQIPQDPGIDNTLALLKEGYFFIKNRTEKYNTDIFKTHLLGKKITCITGKDAAKIFYDSTHFIRHGVTPVRIQKSLFGENAVQGMDGGAHLHRKSLFNALTSQNNQNDLSKIVAKEWDSLISRWEQASEINILKESKEVLCKSACLWAGISLNESEVKDKAEEFFSMVDAFGAIGPRHWKGRKARTKTEIWIGSIIQEVRDKKRKVPEDTPLYAMAFFKDINGNLLELNMAAIELINLIRPIVAISIYISFMALALYEHKSSISDLTKDKQREMFVQEVRRFYPFTPFLGAKVKTDFTWNDYYFKKNEMVLLDIYGINHDPGIWKEPNIFQPERFRDFHGYTYEFIPQGGGDSTTGHRCPGEGITIELMKVTLDFLANKIKYNVPNQDLNFDFSKIPTYPKSGFIINNVKPIN, encoded by the coding sequence ATGCCTTTAAAACAAATCCCTCAAGATCCTGGAATCGACAATACTCTAGCATTATTAAAAGAAGGATATTTCTTTATAAAAAACAGAACTGAAAAATATAATACCGATATATTTAAGACACATTTATTGGGTAAAAAAATCACTTGTATCACTGGCAAAGATGCAGCTAAGATTTTTTATGACTCAACTCATTTTATACGCCATGGTGTTACACCAGTAAGAATTCAAAAATCATTATTCGGTGAGAATGCAGTTCAAGGGATGGATGGTGGAGCACATTTACACCGCAAATCTCTTTTTAACGCACTCACTTCTCAAAATAACCAAAATGATTTAAGTAAAATCGTAGCGAAAGAGTGGGATTCTTTAATCAGTCGATGGGAACAAGCTTCTGAAATAAATATCTTGAAAGAATCGAAAGAGGTTTTATGTAAATCCGCTTGCTTATGGGCAGGTATATCTTTAAATGAATCAGAGGTAAAAGATAAAGCAGAAGAATTTTTTTCAATGGTTGATGCATTTGGCGCGATTGGTCCAAGACATTGGAAAGGTAGAAAAGCAAGAACGAAAACTGAGATTTGGATCGGCTCTATAATACAGGAGGTCCGAGATAAAAAACGCAAAGTTCCAGAAGATACTCCTCTTTATGCGATGGCCTTCTTCAAAGATATCAATGGAAATTTGTTAGAATTAAATATGGCCGCTATTGAACTTATCAATCTTATTCGTCCCATAGTGGCAATATCTATTTATATATCGTTTATGGCGCTAGCTTTATATGAACATAAAAGTTCTATCAGTGATTTAACAAAAGATAAACAAAGAGAGATGTTTGTTCAAGAAGTTAGACGCTTCTATCCTTTCACACCATTTTTAGGTGCAAAAGTTAAGACAGATTTTACTTGGAATGATTATTATTTTAAGAAAAATGAGATGGTTTTATTAGATATTTATGGGATAAATCATGATCCTGGGATTTGGAAAGAGCCGAATATATTTCAACCAGAACGATTTAGAGACTTTCATGGATATACCTATGAATTTATCCCACAAGGAGGCGGTGATTCTACTACTGGTCACCGATGCCCAGGTGAAGGGATTACCATAGAACTAATGAAAGTAACTTTGGATTTTCTTGCAAACAAAATAAAATATAATGTTCCAAACCAAGATTTAAACTTTGATTTTTCTAAAATTCCTACGTACCCAAAAAGCGGATTTATTATAAACAATGTAAAGCCAATAAATTAA
- a CDS encoding immunoglobulin-like domain-containing protein — protein MRAMMKKYKLLMLLVVIGVIFTACTKINFNFQDKNWEVLSVEITENSNGMKRTLNDLESDEVLKQLYDLEFQRARASKQNEDAKFILNLNIIDSSNEGETIDIISEDTISYEGDIYKASNGTFDLEFLQDLFCVESKYNDVNSLEGITLTTEQEIYANEVESIKLEFNNKRSNQFTFGKEINLEVEEDGIWYQVFPSGDLAWNDIGIILNGNSTMEEVISLSAYNNYLMNGHYRFVKSVYMQEEEKTSAYVLAAEFYVKGEVTGDENAEVENAKEENTKENIKGEVAEEENIKDKNIEKSTNEKNTEEGKESLDKQPEDFYLELDSNEYIYDLSLDSQEIFYTVYNNTGKTASYVAVPKLEKKTENGWEEVNCTAGFCGTPDSLEDKRRGSIDLSWFSDLTEGNYRLSYNVNKSSYKSVTVSDEFILKTKLNNETIIDEPDRNKIKFAKPVIYLYPETERNIQVKLDLKGELFVSYPDYVDGWKVTAKPDGTIMNSRDGLEYSYLFWEAITQNEFDMSKGFVVAGKDTKDFLQEKLSYLGLTPKEYNEFIVYWLPLMQNNAYNLITFQDESYTDSAKLSIFPEPDSILRVFMVYKPLNHWIDIEEQELQTFERTGFSVIEWGGTQIN, from the coding sequence ATGAGAGCAATGATGAAGAAATATAAATTATTGATGTTACTAGTGGTTATAGGTGTTATTTTCACTGCATGTACTAAAATTAATTTTAACTTTCAAGATAAGAATTGGGAAGTACTTAGTGTGGAAATAACAGAAAACAGTAATGGGATGAAGAGAACTTTAAATGACCTTGAAAGTGATGAAGTATTAAAACAATTATATGATTTGGAGTTTCAAAGAGCACGAGCATCGAAGCAGAATGAGGATGCTAAATTTATTTTGAATCTAAATATTATAGATTCATCCAATGAAGGTGAAACGATAGATATAATATCGGAAGATACAATCAGTTATGAAGGTGATATCTATAAAGCTAGTAATGGAACTTTTGATCTTGAATTTTTACAAGATTTATTTTGTGTAGAAAGTAAATATAATGACGTGAACTCTTTAGAAGGCATAACTCTGACCACAGAGCAAGAGATTTATGCAAATGAGGTTGAGTCGATAAAACTTGAGTTTAATAATAAACGTTCAAATCAGTTTACCTTTGGTAAAGAAATTAATTTAGAAGTTGAAGAAGATGGGATATGGTATCAGGTATTTCCGTCTGGTGATTTAGCATGGAATGATATTGGAATCATTTTAAATGGTAACTCAACAATGGAAGAGGTAATATCACTATCTGCTTATAATAATTATTTGATGAATGGTCATTATCGTTTTGTAAAGTCAGTATATATGCAAGAAGAGGAAAAGACGAGTGCCTATGTTTTAGCTGCGGAATTCTATGTAAAAGGAGAAGTTACAGGAGATGAAAACGCAGAAGTAGAAAATGCAAAAGAAGAGAACACAAAAGAAAACATAAAAGGAGAAGTTGCAGAAGAAGAAAATATAAAAGATAAAAACATAGAAAAAAGCACGAATGAAAAAAACACAGAAGAAGGGAAAGAAAGCTTAGATAAGCAGCCAGAGGATTTTTATCTAGAACTAGACAGTAACGAATATATTTATGATTTGTCATTAGATTCACAAGAAATATTTTATACTGTTTATAATAATACTGGTAAAACAGCTAGTTATGTAGCTGTACCAAAGCTTGAAAAGAAGACAGAGAATGGATGGGAAGAGGTAAATTGTACTGCAGGATTTTGTGGGACACCGGATTCTTTAGAAGATAAGAGAAGGGGAAGTATCGATCTTTCTTGGTTTTCAGATTTAACAGAAGGAAATTACCGTCTCTCGTATAATGTTAATAAATCCAGTTATAAAAGTGTTACAGTATCCGATGAATTTATATTAAAAACGAAGCTTAACAACGAGACAATTATTGATGAACCTGATAGAAATAAAATAAAATTTGCCAAACCTGTGATTTATCTATACCCAGAAACAGAAAGGAACATTCAAGTAAAGCTAGACTTAAAAGGAGAGTTATTTGTATCCTACCCAGATTACGTGGATGGGTGGAAAGTCACAGCAAAACCTGATGGAACCATAATGAATTCTAGGGATGGCTTAGAATATTCTTATTTATTTTGGGAGGCAATTACACAAAACGAATTTGATATGAGTAAAGGTTTTGTTGTTGCTGGCAAGGATACAAAAGATTTTTTACAAGAAAAGCTCTCTTATCTTGGTTTGACGCCAAAAGAGTACAATGAATTTATTGTATATTGGTTACCTCTTATGCAAAATAATGCATATAATTTAATTACATTTCAAGATGAAAGTTACACCGATAGTGCAAAATTAAGCATCTTTCCAGAACCAGATAGTATATTACGTGTATTTATGGTTTATAAACCGCTTAACCATTGGATTGACATAGAGGAACAGGAACTTCAAACATTTGAACGAACTGGATTTTCTGTAATTGAATGGGGCGGAACACAGATTAATTGA
- a CDS encoding GAF domain-containing protein produces the protein MTEINNLYPEDKNEMYLLLCEQLKSLTEGESHTIPNLANASALLNGALKNINWVGFYLMTDGYLLLGPFQGKTACIRIPVGRGVCGTAVSENRSQLVPDVHEFPGHIACDSASNSEIVIPIRNGNNIVGVLDIDSPIKNRFDQEDLAGLEAFVKILESACNW, from the coding sequence ATGACTGAGATTAATAACTTATATCCAGAAGATAAAAATGAAATGTATCTATTATTATGTGAACAATTAAAATCATTAACAGAAGGGGAATCCCACACCATTCCGAATTTAGCAAATGCATCTGCTTTATTAAATGGTGCACTAAAAAACATCAACTGGGTTGGATTTTATTTAATGACCGATGGTTATCTACTTTTAGGTCCATTTCAAGGAAAGACGGCTTGCATTCGTATTCCAGTAGGTCGTGGTGTTTGCGGTACAGCAGTTTCAGAAAATCGCTCACAATTAGTACCTGACGTACACGAATTTCCAGGACACATTGCATGTGATTCTGCTTCCAATTCTGAAATTGTTATCCCAATTCGTAATGGAAATAATATTGTTGGTGTACTTGATATTGATAGTCCTATCAAAAATCGCTTTGATCAAGAAGATTTGGCAGGATTGGAAGCCTTTGTTAAAATATTAGAATCCGCATGTAACTGGTAA
- a CDS encoding tetratricopeptide repeat-containing diguanylate cyclase, with product MKKENRIIIKQLELMKVESTFTKEMLSLTEQLLENARRDGDTYSEVVSLYYTSLYYYKTGNLELSLKPVTLANELSEKNKFLNYYVITSNLLGVIYNSISEEFWGLEYLLKGFYVSKDMKNDDLTSRILNNIGDMFHELGDYKEAYNYLIRAKEYKEKVENYKDDAYSTIVMNLIENAILLEKDDEVISYMEEIEPTLSNEDREILRAIIVSKEVIYSFGLGDISKAKEGIQYLLERVLKYTEYTHAFNALMRVRQVIFQLGDRKLGDTYINVLKMLAQDIDDVNYTAKYQDILVEYYEVIGDKQQWHEALEEYYRFNHENVITRKNNFSKSLIAKIELERAVHEHYEILKRNRILEILSEVDDLTGVYNRRTLEKRVFDSLAEVNDSFYAMLIIDVDHFKIVNDSHGHILGDKLLRKMGTLLKESFHENSIVGRIGGDEFVVFIDHIGTDLASAIKNVESQVEDFQEKVRKVKLSDKQSILSVSIGITVEKDRKKSFKFLYSNADTALYEAKNRGRNCYVYHEV from the coding sequence ATGAAAAAAGAAAATCGTATTATTATTAAACAATTAGAGTTAATGAAAGTAGAAAGTACTTTTACGAAAGAAATGCTTTCATTAACAGAACAACTATTAGAGAATGCTAGAAGGGATGGCGACACCTACAGTGAAGTTGTTTCACTTTATTATACATCATTGTATTACTATAAAACTGGAAATTTGGAATTAAGTTTAAAGCCTGTTACGTTAGCGAATGAGCTTAGTGAGAAAAATAAATTCTTAAATTATTACGTAATTACAAGTAATCTACTTGGAGTTATTTATAATTCTATTTCAGAAGAATTCTGGGGATTAGAGTATTTACTAAAAGGTTTTTATGTTAGTAAGGATATGAAAAATGATGATTTGACGAGCCGTATCTTAAATAATATTGGAGATATGTTTCATGAACTAGGTGATTACAAAGAAGCTTATAACTATCTTATAAGAGCAAAGGAATACAAAGAAAAAGTTGAAAATTATAAGGACGACGCTTATTCTACGATAGTAATGAATTTAATCGAAAATGCTATTTTATTAGAGAAAGATGATGAAGTAATTAGCTATATGGAGGAAATAGAGCCTACTTTATCAAATGAAGATCGTGAAATTTTACGCGCTATTATTGTATCCAAAGAAGTTATCTATAGTTTTGGGCTGGGTGACATTAGTAAAGCGAAAGAAGGAATTCAATATCTTCTAGAAAGAGTTTTGAAATACACAGAATACACTCATGCCTTTAATGCGCTTATGAGGGTGCGTCAAGTAATTTTCCAGTTAGGAGATAGAAAACTAGGAGATACATATATTAATGTTTTGAAAATGCTTGCTCAAGATATTGATGATGTTAATTACACAGCTAAATATCAAGATATCCTAGTTGAATATTATGAAGTTATTGGAGATAAGCAGCAGTGGCATGAGGCATTAGAAGAATATTATCGTTTTAACCATGAGAATGTGATAACACGTAAAAATAATTTTAGTAAAAGTCTCATAGCTAAGATAGAGTTGGAACGAGCAGTACATGAACATTATGAAATTTTAAAAAGAAATAGAATATTAGAGATTCTGTCTGAAGTGGATGATTTAACAGGTGTCTACAATAGAAGAACTTTAGAAAAGCGCGTTTTTGATAGTTTAGCGGAAGTTAATGATTCTTTTTATGCTATGCTAATTATAGATGTAGATCATTTTAAAATAGTAAATGATAGCCATGGACATATTTTAGGTGATAAACTTTTACGTAAAATGGGGACATTGCTTAAAGAGAGTTTTCATGAAAATTCCATTGTCGGAAGAATTGGTGGAGATGAATTTGTAGTTTTTATCGATCATATTGGAACGGATTTAGCATCCGCAATAAAAAATGTTGAATCACAAGTAGAGGATTTTCAAGAAAAGGTACGTAAAGTCAAGCTATCCGATAAGCAAAGTATACTTTCTGTAAGTATAGGGATAACGGTGGAAAAGGATAGAAAAAAATCCTTTAAATTTCTTTATAGTAATGCGGATACTGCCCTGTACGAAGCAAAAAATAGAGGAAGAAATTGTTATGTGTATCATGAAGTGTAG
- a CDS encoding amino acid ABC transporter permease codes for MLSLGISVLFEGRNMERLFEGLFVTIQIALIAVLISSVLGIIFGIIMTSKNIAIRILCRFILEAVRIIPVLVWLFIFYFGVTKLIGIHIDSMVVSIIVFTIWGTVEMGDIVRGAITSIPKHQKESAKAIGLTEIQMYRYVIIPLAVRRLVPAAINLITRMIKTTSLVVLIGVVEVLKVGQQIMDASRITNPSAPIWIYSFIFLLYFALCYPISLLSKKLEKAWNS; via the coding sequence TTGCTGAGTTTGGGAATTAGTGTTTTATTCGAAGGAAGAAACATGGAAAGACTCTTTGAAGGGTTGTTCGTTACGATTCAGATTGCTTTAATTGCAGTTTTAATTTCCTCGGTATTAGGTATTATTTTTGGAATTATTATGACATCAAAGAATATCGCAATCCGTATTCTATGTCGTTTTATTTTAGAGGCGGTTCGAATTATTCCAGTTTTGGTATGGTTGTTCATATTCTATTTTGGCGTTACTAAGTTGATTGGTATACATATTGATAGCATGGTTGTATCAATTATTGTTTTTACTATTTGGGGTACAGTTGAGATGGGAGATATTGTAAGAGGAGCTATCACCTCGATCCCCAAACATCAAAAGGAAAGTGCAAAGGCAATCGGTTTAACCGAAATACAGATGTATCGTTATGTAATTATACCTTTAGCTGTACGTAGATTAGTACCAGCAGCGATTAATTTAATTACAAGAATGATAAAAACAACTTCTTTGGTTGTATTAATTGGAGTTGTAGAAGTACTAAAAGTGGGTCAGCAGATAATGGATGCGTCTAGAATTACAAATCCAAGTGCACCGATATGGATATATTCCTTTATATTCTTATTATATTTTGCCCTTTGCTATCCAATATCGTTGCTATCAAAGAAATTAGAAAAAGCATGGAATAGTTAG
- a CDS encoding ThuA domain-containing protein — MNITIFNEGRDERNKPEVLTIYPNGIGETLAEIVSEIEDAKIIKMASLYEEECGLTEDILEQTDVLVYWSHGGNRLLPDEVADRVYQAVLKGMGFVVLHSANTAKPFVKLMGTSCTMRYRHDDFERLFVVNPTHPIAKGLPPYFELEKEEAYGEFFDIPKPDDVIFLGWFESGEVCRSGCTWTRGYGKIFYFQPGHETNPTYYNKEVRTVIQNACNWAKPDIKRTGQIKCEEIKKALEDIRKEEI; from the coding sequence ATGAACATAACGATTTTTAATGAAGGACGCGATGAGAGAAATAAACCTGAGGTATTGACAATTTATCCAAATGGAATTGGAGAGACGCTCGCAGAAATAGTAAGTGAAATAGAGGACGCGAAGATAATTAAGATGGCGTCTTTATATGAAGAGGAATGTGGTCTTACAGAAGATATACTAGAACAAACAGACGTTTTAGTATATTGGTCCCATGGTGGAAATCGATTATTGCCAGATGAGGTGGCGGATCGAGTTTATCAAGCGGTCCTAAAAGGTATGGGATTTGTAGTACTACATTCAGCGAACACAGCGAAACCATTTGTAAAACTCATGGGTACCAGTTGTACTATGCGATATCGACATGACGATTTTGAACGATTATTTGTTGTAAATCCAACACATCCAATCGCAAAAGGATTACCACCTTATTTTGAGTTGGAAAAGGAAGAAGCTTACGGAGAATTTTTTGATATACCCAAACCAGATGATGTTATATTCCTAGGATGGTTTGAAAGTGGGGAAGTATGTAGAAGTGGGTGTACTTGGACGAGAGGTTACGGTAAAATATTTTATTTTCAACCGGGCCATGAGACAAATCCAACTTACTATAATAAAGAAGTTCGAACAGTGATCCAGAATGCATGTAATTGGGCAAAGCCAGATATCAAACGAACAGGGCAGATTAAGTGTGAAGAAATAAAGAAGGCGTTAGAAGATATTCGTAAGGAAGAAATTTAA